The Ananas comosus cultivar F153 linkage group 2, ASM154086v1, whole genome shotgun sequence genome contains a region encoding:
- the LOC109724569 gene encoding protein PIN-LIKES 3 isoform X1, which translates to MGLLDLFVTATMPVLNVLLVTGVGSFLATGYIGILVKDARKHLNNIVFYVFNPALVATNLSQTITMDSMILLWFMPINILLTFIFGLLFGWVVIQITRPPTRLRALILGCCAAGNLGNMLLIIIPAICKEKGSPFGEPAACHTYGLAYTSLSMAIGAIFLWSVVYNIMRLSSNTAGGMINTNGHTQTVQYPEETDKLISSTCTAETIPTNKCLVTGEYADDCTLPIYDGSESSTRAKVPISVKARKFVLRVSEVIDMKKLFAPSTIGVIVGFIIGVIPQLRKAMIGESAPLRVIQESAAVLGDGAIPTVTLIMGGNLINGLRGSRVNPSIIIGIIVVRYILLPLVGIVIVKGAVRLGLVHADPLYQFILLLQYAVPPAMNIGTITQLFGAGESECSVILLWAYSLASVSLTIWSTFFMWSVSS; encoded by the exons atgGGCCTCTTAGACCTCTTCGTCACTGCGACAATGCCGGTTCTGAATGTTCTTTTGGTGACTGGTGTCGGATCATTCCTTGCAACAGGTTATATTGGTATTCTTGTCAAAGATGCAAGGAAGCATCTGAATAAT ATTGTGTTCTATGTATTCAATCCGGCACTTGTAGCAACGAACTTATCTCAAACAATCACCATGGACAGCATGATTTTGTT GTGGTTTATGCCAATAAATATCCTTCTGACCTTCATTTTCGGTTTACTATTTGGATGGGTTGTGATACAGATAACCAGACCTCCTACACGATTGAGAGCCCTAATTTTGGGCTGTTGTGCAGCAG GTAATTTAGGCAATATGCTTCTTATCATCATCcctgctatttgtaaagaaaaaggcaGCCCGTTTGGAGAACCTGCTGCTTGTCATACTTATGGACTAGCATATACTTCTTTATCTATGGCT ATTGGTGCAATCTTTTTGTGGTCGGTTGTTTATAACATAATGCGCTTATCGTCAAATACCGCCGGAGGGATGATAAATACCAATGGCCACACTCAAACAGTACAGTATCCTGAAGAAACCGATAAGTTGATCTCAAGCACCTGTACAGCTGAAACAATTCCAACCAATAAATGCTTGGTGACTGGTGAATATGCTGACGATTGTACCCTCCCTATCTATGATGGCAGTGAATCTTCCACTAGAGCAAAG GTTCCTATTtcagtaaaagcaagaaaattTGTGTTAAGAGTTTCTGAAGTAATTGACATGAAGAAATTGTTTGCACCTTCGACTATTGGCGTG ATTGTTGGGTTCATTATAGGAGTAATACCTCAACTTAGAAAAGCAATGATCGGAGAAAGTGCTCCTCTTCGTGTTATCCAGGAATCAGCGGCTGTATTGGG TGATGGGGCAATTCCGACTGTCACTCTAATAATGGGAGGGAACCTCATAAATG GTTTGCGAGGATCAAGAGTGAATCCCTCGATCATCATCGGAATTATAGTTGTTCGTTATATTTTGTTGCCCCTAGTGGGCATAGTCATCGTTAAAGGGGCGGTTCGACTTGGTCTGGTGCATGCAGATCCTTTATACCAGTTCATTCTTCTGCTCCAATATGCTGTTCCACCCGCAATGAATATAG
- the LOC109725903 gene encoding AT-rich interactive domain-containing protein 3-like yields MSEAKDGGHPGREMLEHSEGDQIEEEVEEDEDLSALIENPLVEENPSLSTYAFPEAFQKPDSAGQRESRDQNDPSDARTDKGNDLVNAQSEDKEAVRAVADKEDNCLLLKQEVKGEGDENAANAEGSNQSVAFDPFLEGEGSGSEEEQAEFMKELEKFHIEHNLEFKPPKFYGEGLNCLKLWRQVTRLGGYDQVTSCKLWRQVGEAFRPPKTCTTVSWTFRIFYEKALFEYEKHKIRTGQLQVPVSSVPEPMVVDHQVGGNQSSGSGRARRDAAARAMQGWHSQRLLSNGEVGEPIIKDKSSLPLPKRDRSGKKIGAHKKKKATSAERTAKVNHTNVIRSQSDSMVVDVGAAADWVKINVRKTNDCYEIYALIPGLLREEVHVQSDPAGRLVISGNPEQPDNPWGVTAFKKVITLPSRIDPHQTSAVVTLHGQLFVRAPFERSDT; encoded by the exons ATGAGTGAGGCGAAGGACGGAGGCCATCCGGGTCGAGAAATGCTGGAGCATTCCGAGGGCGACCAAATAGAAGAGGAGGTTGAAGAGGACGAGGACCTCTCGGCTTTGATTGAAAACCCCTTGGTTGAGGAAAACCCTAGCTTGTCAACCTACGCTTTTCCGGAAGCTTTTCAAAAGCCGGATTCTGCTGGACAAAGAGAATCCCGGGATCAGAATGATCCTTCCGATGCCAGGACTGACAAGGGAAACGATCTTGTTAATGCACAATCTGAAGATAAAGAAGCAGTCCGTGCAGTGGCAGATAAAGAAGATAACTGCTTGCTGTTGAAACAGGAAGTCAAAGGGGAAGGAGATGAAAACGCTGCTAATGCAGAGGGTTCGAACCAGTCTGTAGCTTTTGATCCATTCTTGGAGGGTGAGGGTTCTGGGTCGGAGGAAGAACAAGCAGAGTTTATGAAGGAGTTGGAGAAGTTCCACATTGAGCATAATCTAGAATTTAAGCCACCAAAGTTCTACGGTGAAGGGTTGAATTGCCTCAA GTTGTGGAGGCAAGTAACTAGATTGGGTGGCTATGATCAG GTAACATCGTGCAAGCTTTGGCGCCAGGTTGGAGAAGCATTCAGGCCCCCAAA GACATGCACTACAGTATCTTGGACATTTCGAATATTTTATGAGAAg GCACTCTTTGAATATGAAAAACATAAGATTCGGACAGGGCAGCTGCAAGTACCAGTCTCCTCCGTTCCAGAGCCAATGGTTGTTGATCATCAG GTTGGTGGCAATCAATCATCAGGCTCAGGTAGAGCCAGAAGGGATGCTGCAGCACGTGCTATGCAGGGTTGGCACTCTCAGCGCTTACTCAGTAatggtgaggttggagagccaATTATAAAG GATAAAAGCTCACTGCCTCTTCCAAAGCGTGATAGATCTGGCAAGAAGATTG GTGCACACAAGAAGAAAAAGGCAACTAGCGCCGAGCGGACAGCCAAGGTCAACCATACCAACGTCATTAGGTCACA ATCGGATTCAATGGTTGTTGATGTTGGAGCTGCTGCTGACTGGGTGAAGATTAATGTGCGGAAGACA AATGATTGTTATGAAATCTATGCTTTAATTCCTGGGCTTTTGCGAGAAGAG GTGCATGTCCAGTCAGATCCTGCTGGTCGGTTGGTTATATCCGGCAATCCTGAACAGCCTGATAATCCGTGGGGGGTCACCGCTTTCAAGAAG GTGATAACCTTACCTTCAAGGATCGACCCACATCAGACTTCAGCTGTTGTAACACTACATGGCCAGCTATTTGTACGTGCACCATTTGAGCGCTCAGACACATAG